One Malaclemys terrapin pileata isolate rMalTer1 chromosome 7, rMalTer1.hap1, whole genome shotgun sequence genomic region harbors:
- the SPTBN2 gene encoding spectrin beta chain, non-erythrocytic 2 isoform X1 has protein sequence MSSTLSPTDYDSLEIQQQYNDINNRWELADEDWDNENSSARLFERSRIKALADEREAVQKKTFTKWVNSHLARVTCRIADLYNDLRDGRMLIRLLEVLSGEQLPKPTKGRMRIHCLENVDKALQFLKEQKVHLENMGSHDIVDGNHRLTLGLIWTIILRFQIQDISVETEDNKEKKSAKDALLLWCQMKTAGYQNVNVHNFTTSWRDGLAFNAIVHKHRPDLIDIDTLKKCNAHYNLQNAFNVAEKELGLTKLLDPEDVNVDQPDEKSIITYVATYYHYFSKMKALAVEGKRIGKVLDYAIEADKLIEKYETLASDLLQWIEQTILTLNDRKLANSLSGVQNQLQAFNTYRTVEKPPKFTEKGNLEVLLFTIQSKMRANNQKVYIPREGKLISDINKAWERLEKAEHERELALRNELIRQEKLEQLAARFDRKAAMRETWLSENQRLVSQDNFGVDISAVEAAVRKHEAIETDIVAYSERVQAVNAVATELEAERYHDIKRVLARKNNVVRLWDYLRELVASRRERLLLNLDLQKMFQDLAYLMDWMEEMKGRLQSQDFGKHLHGVEDLLQIHALVEADIAVQAERIKAVGTAAQRFATPGEGYKPCDPQLVQERVDMLELCYQELVELAGKRRAKLEESRRLWKFFWDMGEEEAWIREQEQILSSDDFGKDLTSVLRLISKHNAFRDEMSGRYGPLQHTTAQGHSLVHEGHFGAREVAERIREIEEQWQHLEALAGERERRLHEASSLYQFQADADDMEAWLMDALRLVSSPEVGHDEYSTQSLVKKHKDVEEEIQNHRPAIAALHEQAQSLPPAFAHAPEVAGRLPAVEQRYQELATLAERRKQDLQDALNLYKMFSEADACGLWIGEKEQWLHAMEIPEKLEDLEVVQQRFETLEPEMNNLALRIAAINQIAGQLLSTDHRNKESIQATQEQLNTRWERFRALADQKKAALTSALNIQNYYLECNETKSWMREKTKVIESTQELGNDLAGVMALQRKLAGMERDLEAIQGKVLDLQGEAAALAAEHPGQATPILDQLADIKAVWAELRETMRRREESLGEASKLQGFLRDLDDFQAWLSRTQTAVASEDVPATLAEAEQLLSQHESIRNEIEHYKDDYQSMRAMGQEVTQGQTDAQYMFLQQRLQALDTGWKELGQMWENRHHLLSQAYSFQLFLRDTKQVEGVLSNQEYVLSHTEMPSTLQGAEASIKKHEDFMTTMEANGEKIKGLVDAGRKLIVGDSVHADKVQEKVDSIDGRHKRNRDAANELLRRLRDNRELQHFLQDCQELTLWINEKMLTAQDMSYDEARNLHTKWQKHQAFTAELASNKDWLDKIEKEGQQLMVEKPELEPVVKEKLGSLHRLWDELESTTKTKAQCLFDANRAELFTQSCSALEAWLAGLQAQLQSDDYGKDLTNVNILLKKQQMLENQMDVREKEVEAIQSQALALSQEDANTAEVEGKFRAVEEKFLDLRGPLEERCHKLLASKEEHQFNRDLEDEILWVRERMPMAISTDHGKDLPTVQLLIKKNQTLQKEIQGHEPRVEELLGRRAGLARCGPVERVEELREAWRELRHQAELRHQRLEQAHAAQQFYFDVAEAEAWMGEQELHMMSQEKAKDELIAQAMVKKHLVMEQALDDYAQTIHQLSNQSRDMVASEHPESERLTLRQGQVDKLYASLKDLAEERRGKLQEHQRLCQLKRDVDDLEQWISEREVVAASHELGQDYEHVTMLRDKFREFSRDTSNIGQERVDAVNLLADELISSGHSENATIAEWKDGLNDAWADLLELIDTRSQMLAASYELHRFYHDARQTLAQVQHKQKQLPDEVGRDLNTAEAMQRMHSAYEHDIQALSAQVKQVQEDATRLQKAYAGEKADDIRRHEQAVSEAWAELLSSSQGRRQLLLDTVDKFRFFKMVRDLMLWMDGVHLQIDAQEKPRDVSSADLVIKNHQGIKAEVEARTDSFNACIAMGTALLDKGHYASDKISEKLAQLQEQRKEIGDRWQEKMDWLQIVMEVLMFGRDASMAEAWLSSQEPIVRSAELGGNVDEVENLIKRHEGFQKLAAAWEERFLALEKLTTLEEKERLRQEEEERRKRRPPTPPEPEPEVTVQPVLLPDSQQGPGLSNADGTSTLQTRLPELPAVNGIYPDSESPQMPEMEEVTSGARLDTLAEEKEHSPAPSPKARTKLPALTPEPAHSATLPLRSPDPTAQEHLEGALCRKQEMEAQGKKAANRSWQNVYCVLHKGSLGFYKDAKNASHGVPYHGEVPISLQGAQCNVALDYKKRKHVFKLGLSDGKEYLFQAKDEAEMSTWMRVINASVACTPTPQQDTEDPPSLTGKGMTRAMSMPPVSPNSTAEVSVALRSKDGKEKDREKRFSFFKKKQ, from the exons ATGAGCGCGAGGCCGTGCAGAAGAAAACCTTCACCAAATGGGTGAACTCTCACCTGGCACGTGTGACCTGCCGCATCGCAGACCTGTACAATGACCTGCGCGATGGGCGCATGCTTATCCGCCTACTGGAGGTGCTGTCGGGTGAGCAGCTG CCCAAGCCCACCAAAGGGCGAATGCGGATCCACTGTCTGGAGAACGTAGACAAGGCCCTGCAGTTCCTCAAGGAGCAGAAGGTACATCTGGAGAACATGGGCTCCCATGACATCGTCGATGGCAACCACCGCCTCACACTGGGCCTTATCTGGACCATCATCCTCCGCTTCcag ATCCAGGATATCAGTGTAGAGACTGAGGATAACAAGGAGAAGAAATCGGCCAAGGATGCCTTGCTGCTCTGGTGCCAGATGAAGACGGCAGG GTACCAGAACGTCAACGTTCACAATTTCACCACCAGCTGGAGGGATGGACTGGCCTTCAATGCGATCGTCCACAAGCACAG gccggACCTTATAGATATTGACACGCTGAAGAAATGCAATGCCCACTACAACCTGCAGAATGCGTTTAACGTAGCGGAGAAGGAACTGGGGCTGACCAAGCTTTTGGATCCTGAAG ATGTCAACGTGGACCAGCCGGATGAGAAGTCTATCATCACATACGTGGCCACCTACTACCACTACTTCTCCAAAATGAAAGCATTGGCTGTGGAGGGAAAGCGCATTGGAAAG GTGCTGGACTACGCCATTGAGGCTGACAAGCTGATCGAGAAGTACGAGACACTGGCTTCTGACCTGCTGCAGTGGATCGAGCAGACCATCCTGACACTGAACGACCGCAAGCTGGCCAACTCCCTGAGCGGGGTGCAGAACCAGCTGCAGGCTTTCAACACCTACCGCACTGTTGAGAAACCCCCAAA GTTCACAGAGAAGGGGAATCTGGAGGTGCTGCTTTTCACCATCCAGAGCAAGATGCGCGCCAACAACCAGAAGGTGTATATACCGCGCGAGGGCAAGCTGATCTCCGACATCAACAAG gccTGGGAGCGGCTGGAGAAGGCGGAGCATGAGCGGGAGCTGGCACTGCGCAACGAGCTGATCCGCCAGGAAAAGCTGGAGCAGCTGGCGGCTCGATTTGACCGCAAGGCAGCCATGCGGGAGACGTGGCTGAGCGAGAACCAGCGCCTGGTGTCCCAG GATAACTTTGGCGTGGACATCTCGGCGGTGGAGGCGGCGGTGCGGAAGCATGAGGCCATTGAGACAGACATCGTGGCCTACAGTGAGCGGGTGCAGGCCGTGAATGCTGTGGCCACCGAGCTGGAGGCGGAGCGCTACCATGACATCAAGCGCGTGCTGGCCCGCAAGAACAATGTGGTGCGGCTGTGGGACTACCTGCGGGAGCTGGTGGCCTCACGCCGTGAGCGCCTGCTCCTCAACCTGGACCTGCAGAAGATGTTCCAGGACCTGGCTTACCTCATGGACTGGATGGAGGAGATGAAG GGCCGCCTGCAGTCCCAGGACTTTGGGAAGCACCTGCACGGCGTGGAAGACCTGCTGCAGATCCATGCGCTGGTGGAGGCCGACATCGCCGTGCAGGCCGAGCGCATCAAGGCTGTTGGCACTGCTGCACAGAGGTTTGCCACCCCTGGAGAAG GATACAAGCCGTGTGACCCCCAgctggtgcaggagagggtggacATGCTAGAGCTGTGCTACCAGGAGCTGGTTGAGCTGGCAGGCAAGCGCCGGGCCAAGCTGGAGGAGTCACGGCGCCTGTGGAAGTTCTTCTGGGACATGGGTGAGGAGGAGGCCTGGATCCGGGAGCAGGAGCAGATCCTGTCGTCGGATGATTTTGGCAAGGACCTGACGAGTGTGCTGCGCCTCATCAGCAAGCACAATGCCTTCCGTGATGAGATGAGCGGCCGCTATGGACCCCTGCAGCACACCACGGCCCAGGGCCACAGCCTGGTGCATGAGGGGCACTTTGGGGCACGCGAGGTGGCTGAGCGCATCCGGGAGATTGAGGAGCAGTGGCAACACCTAGAGGCGCTGGCAGGCGAGCGGGAGCGGCGCCTGCATGAGGCCTCCAGCCTCTACCAATTCCAGGCCGATGCTGACGACATGGAGGCCTGGCTCATGGATGCCCTGCGGCTGGTGTCCAGCCCGGAGGTGGGCCATGACGAGTACTCTACCCAGAGCCTGGTCAAGAAGCACAAGGATGTGGAAGAAGAGATCCAGAACCACCGGCCCGCCATCGCTGCGCTACATGAGCAGGCCCAGAGCCTGCCGCCTGCCTTTGCCCATGCACCTGAGGTGGCCGGGCGCCTGCCTGCTGTGGAGCAGCGCTACCAGGAGCTGGCCACCCTGGCTGAGCGCCGCAAGCAGGATCTGCAGGACGCCCTCAACCTCTACAAGATGTTCAGCGAGGCTGATGCCTGTGGGCTGTGGATTGGTGAGAAGGAGCAGTGGCTGCATGCCATGGAGATCCCTGAGAAGCTGGAGGACCTGGAGGTGGTGCAGCAGAG GTTTGAGACACTGGAGCCCGAGATGAATAACCTGGCTTTGCGCATCGCGGCCATCAACCAGATCGCTGGGCAGCTGCTGAGCACTGACCACCGCAACAAGGAGAGCATCCAGGCCACGCAGGAGCAGCTCAACACCAG GTGGGAGCGGTTCCGCGCTCTGGCCGACCAGAAGAAGGCTGCGCTGACCTCGGCCCTGAACATCCAGAACTACTACTTGGAGTGCAATGAGACCAAGTCTTGGATGAGGGAGAAGACCAAGGTGATCGAGTCGACGCAGGAGCTGGGCAATGACCTGGCGGGTGTCATGGCACTGCAGAGGAAGCTGGCGGGCATGGAGCGGGACCTGGAGGCCATCCAGGGCAAGGTGTTGGACCTGCAGGGGGAGGCGGCTGCGCTGGCAGCCGAGCACCCAGGCCAGGCGACGCCCATCCTAGACCAGCTTGCGGACATCAAGGCCGTGTGGGCCGAGCTGCGTGAGACCATGCGGCGGCGTGAGGAGTCGCTGGGGGAGGCCAGCAAGCTGCAGGGCTTCCTGCGCGACCTGGATGACTTCCAGGCTTGGCTGTCACGGACACAGACGGCTGTGGCCTCTGAGGATGTGCCGGCCACCCTGGCCGAGGCCGAGCAGCTGCTGAGCCAGCATGAGAGCATCCGTAATGAGATTGAGCACTACAAGGACGACTACCAGAGCATGCGGGCCATGGGTCAGGAGGTGACCCAGGGCCAGACCGATGCGCAGTACATGTTCCTGCAGCAACGCCTACAGGCCCTGGACACTGGCTGGAAGGAGCTGGGCCAGATGTGGGAGAACAGGCACCACCTACTGTCCCAGGCCTATAGCTTCCAGCTCTTCCTGCGGGACACCAAGCAGGTGGAGGGTGTGCTCAGCAACCAG GAGTACGTGCTGTCCCACACTGAGATGCCCAGCACCCTGCAAGGGGCAGAGGCTTCCATTAAGAAGCATGAAGATTTCATGACCACCATGGAGGCCAATGGGGAGAAGATCAAAGGGCTGGTGGATGCCGGGCGGAAGCTGATTGTGGGGGACAGCGTCCATGCAGACAAAGTCCAGGAGAAGGTTGACTCCATCGATGGCAG GCACAAGCGGAATCGGGATGCCGCCAATGAGCTGCTGCGGCGGCTGCGGGATAACCGGGAGTTGCAGCACTTCCTGCAGGACTGCCAGgag CTCACCCTATGGATCAATGAGAAGATGCTGACAGCCCAGGACATGTCGTATGACGAGGCCCGCAACCTGCACACCAAGTGGCAGAAGCACCAGGCCTTCACGGCTGAGCTGGCTTCCAAcaaggactggctggacaagATCGAGAAG gaggggcagcagttAATGGTGGAGAAGCCGGAGCTGGAGCCAGTGGTGAAGGAGAAGCTGGGCAGCCTCCACCGTCTATGGGATGAGCTAGAGTCCACCACCAAGACCAAGGCCCAGTGCCTCTTTGACGCCAACCGGGCCGAGCTCTTCACCCAGAGCTGCTCCGCCCTGGAGGCCTGGCTGGCCGGGCTGCAGGCCCAGCTCCAGTCTGATGACTACGGCAAGGACCTGACCAACGTCAACATCCTGCTGAAGAAGCAACAG ATGCTGGAGAACCAAATGGACGTGCGGGAGAAGGAGGTGGAGGCCATCCAGTCGCAGGCGCTGGCCCTGAGCCAGGAGGACGCCAATACGGCCGAGGTGGAAGGCAAGTTCCGGGCAGTGGAGGAGAAGTTCCTGGACCTACGGGGCCCGCTGGAGGAGCGCTGCCACAAGCTGCTGGCCTCCAAGGAGGAGCACCAGTTCAACCGTGACCTGGAGGACGAGATC CTGTGGGTGAGGGAGCGGATGCCCATGGCCATCTCCACCGACCATGGCAAGGACCTGCCCACCGTCCAGCTGCTGATAAAGAAGAACCAG accctgcaGAAGGAGATCCAGGGCCATGAGCCGCGcgtggaggagctgctggggcgGCGGGCAGGGCTGGCGCGCTGCGGGCCCGTGGAGCGGGTGGAAGAGCTGCGGGAGGCCTGGCGGGAGCTGAGGCACCAAGCGGAGCTGCGGCACCAGCGCCTGGAGCAGGCACACGCTGCCCAGCAGTTCTACTTCGATGTGGCTGAAGCCGAGGCCTGGATGGGCGAGCAGGAGCTGCACATGATGTCCCAGGAGAAGGCCAAG GACGAGCTGATTGCCCAGGCCATGGTGAAGAAGCACCTGGTAATGGAGCAGGCACTGGATGACTACGCCCAGACCATCCACCAGCTCTCCAACCAGAGCCGCGACATGGTGGCCAGTGAGCACCCAGAAAG TGAGCGGCTCACCCTGCGCCAGGGCCAGGTGGACAAGCTGTACGCCAGCCTGAAGGACCTGGCAGAGGAGCGGCGGGGGAAGCTGCAGGAGCACCAGCGCCTCTGCCAGCTCAAGCGTGACGTGGATGACCTGGAGCAGTGGATCTCGGAGCGCGAGGTGGTGGCTGCCTCCCACGAGCTGGGGCAGGACTACGAGCATGTGACT ATGCTGCGGGACAAGTTCCGGGAGTTCTCCCGTGACACCAGTAACATCGGGCAGGAGCGCGTGGACGCCGTGAACCTGCTGGCGGATGAGCTGATCTCGTCAGGGCACTCGGAGAACGCCACCATTGCCGAGTGGAAGGATGGGCTCAACGATGCGTGGGCCGACCTGCTAGAGCTCATTGACACCCGCAGCCAGATGCTGGCAGCTTCCTACGAGCTGCACCGCTTCTACCACGATGCTCGCCAGACACTGGCCCAGGTGCAACACAAGCAGAAGCAGCTGCCCGACGAGGTGGGGCGTGACCTGAATACGGCCGAGGCCATGCAGCGCATGCACTCAGCCTACGAGCATGACATCCAGGCGCTCAGCGCACAG GTGAAACAGGTGCAAGAGGATGCGACGCGGCTGCAGAAGGCCTACGCGGGTGAGAAGGCCGATGACATCCGGCGGCACGAGCAGGCCGTGAGCGAGGCCTGGGCCGAGCTGCTGAGCAGCAGCCAAGGCCGCCGGCAGCTGCTGCTCGACACCGTGGACAAGTTCCGCTTCTTCAAGATGGTGCGAGACCTGATGCTGTGGATGGACGGGGTGCACCTGCAGATTGACGCCCAGGAGAAGCCCAG ggacGTGTCCTCGGCTGACCTGGTCATCAAGAACCACCAAGGGATCAAGGCTGAGGTGGAGGCCCGGACGGACAGCTTTAATGCCTGCATAGCCATGGGCACCGCCCTGCTGGACAAGGGCCACTACGCTTCTGACAAG ATTTCAGAGAAGCTGGCCCAGCTGCAAGAGCAGCGCAAGGAGATCGGAGACCGGTGGCAGGAGAAGATGGACTGGCTGCAGATTG TTATGGAGGTGCTGATGTTTGGGCGCGACGCCAGCATGGCTGAGGCCTGGCTGTCCAGCCAGGAGCCTATTGTGCGCTCAGCTGAGCTGGGCGGGAACGTGGACGAGGTGGAGAATCTCATCAAGAGGCACGAGGGCTTCCAGAAGTTGGCTGCTGCCTGGGAGGAGCGCTTCCTGGCACTGGAAAAGCTCACCACG ctggaggagaaggagcggctgcggcaggaggaggaggagaggaggaagaggcggCCTCCAACACCACCTGAGCCAGAGCCCGAGGTCACGGTGCAGCCAGTGCTGCTCCCTGACAGCCAGCAGGGGCCAGGACTGAGCAATGCTGATGG gaCTTCCACTCTGCAAACCCGTCTCCCAGAGCTGCCTGCTGTGAATGGGATCTACCCTGACTCTGAGTCCCCGCAG ATGCCCGAGATGGAGGAGGTGACAAGCGGAGCCCGGCTGGATACATTGGCCGAGGAGAaggagcacagccctgccccctcgccCAAGGCCCGCACCAAGCTGCCGGCACtcacccctgagcctgcccatTCGGCCACGCTGCCGCTCCGATCACCAGACCCCACTGCCCAGGAGCACCTGGAGGGGGCACTGTGCCGCAAGCAGGAGATGGAAGCCCAGGGCAAGAAGGCAGCCAACAG GTCCTGGCAGAACGTGTACTGTGTCCTGCACAAAGGCAGCCTAGGCTTCTACAAAGATGCCAAGAACGCCAGCCATGGCGTCCCCTACCATGGCGAGGTGCCCatcagcctgcagggggcgcAGTGCAACGTGGCACTGGACTACAAGAAACGCAAGCATGTCTTCAAGCTGGG GTTGAGTGACGGCAAAGAGTATTTATTCCAGGCCAAGGACGAG GCTGAGATGAGCACCTGGATGCGGGTGATCAATGCCTCGGTGGCCTGCACCCCAACGCCCCAGCAGGACACGGAGGACCCGCCCTCACTCACTGGCAAGGGCATGACGCGGGCCATGAGCATGCCACCCGTGTCCCCCAACAGCACTGCTGAGGTCTCCGTGGCCCTGCGCAGCAAGGACGGCAAGGAGAAGGACCGAGAAAAGAGATTCAGCTTCTTCAAGAAGAAGCAATAG